Proteins encoded in a region of the Chryseobacterium piperi genome:
- the mtaB gene encoding tRNA (N(6)-L-threonylcarbamoyladenosine(37)-C(2))-methylthiotransferase MtaB has product MSNFHRTAAFHTLGCKLNFAETSTIARQLTDAGYDKVGFDEKADVYVINTCSVTENADRECKLHVKRAMKANPEGLVVIVGCYAQLKPEEISQITGVDLVLGAKEKFNILSYLDDVEKSEKEGIVHSCEIEETDFFIGSYSIGDRTRAFLKVQDGCDYKCTYCTIPLARGISRSDTIENVLLNAREIAGRDIKEIVLTGVNIGDYGKGEFGNKRHEHTFLDLISELDQVEGIERIRISSIEPNLLKDESIELVSKSRSFVPHFHIPLQSGCDDVLKKMKRRYLTKLYRDRVNKIREVMPNAAIGVDVIVGFPGETEERFMETYNFLNELPISYLHVFTYSERENTEAANMEGVVPIPERKKRNKMLRILSEKKKMSFYQTQLGKTLPVLWEHENKDGKMFGFTENYVRVQKDFDQASVNQIEFLNLEKVLSDGTVSVQSSYESFLAKA; this is encoded by the coding sequence ATGTCAAATTTTCATAGAACTGCCGCGTTTCATACCCTTGGCTGCAAATTAAATTTTGCAGAAACATCTACTATTGCCCGCCAATTAACAGATGCAGGTTATGATAAGGTAGGCTTTGATGAGAAAGCAGATGTTTACGTAATTAATACCTGCTCGGTAACTGAGAATGCAGATCGTGAATGCAAACTTCACGTAAAAAGAGCAATGAAAGCTAATCCGGAAGGGCTAGTAGTTATCGTAGGGTGCTACGCACAGCTGAAGCCTGAAGAAATTTCACAGATTACTGGTGTTGATTTGGTTTTGGGAGCCAAAGAAAAATTTAACATATTGAGTTATCTTGATGATGTTGAAAAGTCAGAAAAAGAAGGAATTGTTCACTCTTGTGAAATTGAAGAAACCGACTTCTTTATTGGAAGTTATTCTATTGGTGACAGAACCAGAGCTTTTTTAAAAGTTCAGGATGGTTGTGATTATAAATGTACGTATTGTACCATTCCTTTAGCCAGAGGAATTTCTCGTTCAGATACCATTGAAAATGTTTTATTGAATGCCAGGGAAATTGCTGGTAGAGATATTAAAGAAATAGTTTTAACAGGGGTTAATATCGGGGATTACGGAAAAGGTGAGTTCGGAAATAAAAGACACGAACATACTTTTTTAGACTTAATTTCAGAACTTGATCAGGTTGAGGGAATTGAAAGAATACGAATCTCTTCCATTGAGCCTAATCTTCTGAAAGACGAAAGCATCGAGCTCGTTTCTAAAAGCAGAAGCTTTGTTCCTCATTTTCATATTCCGCTTCAATCCGGATGTGATGATGTATTGAAAAAGATGAAACGCCGTTATCTGACGAAGCTTTACAGAGATCGTGTCAATAAAATACGTGAGGTAATGCCAAACGCTGCTATTGGTGTAGATGTAATTGTTGGATTTCCCGGTGAGACAGAAGAAAGGTTTATGGAAACCTATAATTTCCTGAATGAGCTTCCGATCAGTTATCTGCATGTATTTACTTATTCTGAAAGAGAAAATACGGAAGCAGCAAATATGGAAGGTGTTGTACCTATTCCTGAAAGAAAAAAACGCAATAAAATGTTGCGTATTCTTTCTGAAAAGAAGAAAATGTCATTTTATCAGACCCAATTAGGCAAGACGCTCCCTGTACTTTGGGAGCATGAAAATAAAGACGGAAAGATGTTTGGCTTCACAGAAAACTATGTGAGGGTTCAAAAAGATTTTGATCAGGCATCCGTTAATCAGATTGAATTTCTAAATTTAGAAAAAGTCTTGTCAGATGGCACGGTTTCTGTGCAGTCTTCTTACGAAAGTTTTTTAGCAAAGGCGTAG
- a CDS encoding FMN-binding glutamate synthase family protein, whose protein sequence is MRDKFLSWGIVLVIATWMIALLIEAHYWIPTLLSAIYALGVYNAYQSKHAILRNFPVLGYFRYFFESISPEMQQYFIERETDGKPFPRNQRSAVYRRAKNLSDTVAFGTQLEVNQRKYEGIKHSIYAKSPSEELPRVWVGGEQCKQPYHASLFNISAMSFGALSDRAQISLNRGAKKGNFYHNTGEGGISPYHMEGGDLCWQIGTGYFGCRDEEGKFNPELFTKYATLPNVKMVEIKLSQGAKPGHGGVLPGVKNTPEIAKIRHVTPGMTVISPPSHSSFSDAAGLLRFVEQLRELSGGKPVGFKLCIGDTKEFEDICVQMNVLKIYPDFITIDGAEGGTGAAPPEFSDGVGMPLEPALIFVNKTLKNYNVRNKLRVIASGKVLTSLDILRAVAMGADMCNNARGFMFSLGCIQALRCNNNNCPTGVATQDKMLVKGLDVTDKSERVYHFHKNTLHTCNELIGAAGRSSYEEVDASMFMRGDEFDHLSDLYFPDILGNVKEKAGI, encoded by the coding sequence ATGAGAGATAAGTTTTTATCTTGGGGAATTGTATTAGTAATTGCTACATGGATGATAGCTTTACTAATCGAAGCGCATTATTGGATCCCAACTCTTTTATCCGCTATCTATGCATTAGGTGTTTACAATGCCTATCAGTCAAAACATGCTATTCTAAGGAACTTTCCGGTTTTAGGATACTTCAGGTATTTTTTTGAAAGTATTTCCCCTGAAATGCAGCAATATTTTATTGAAAGAGAAACGGATGGAAAGCCTTTTCCAAGAAATCAGCGTTCTGCAGTGTACAGAAGGGCTAAAAATCTTAGTGATACGGTGGCCTTTGGAACACAGTTAGAAGTTAATCAAAGAAAATATGAAGGAATTAAACATTCTATTTATGCTAAATCGCCGTCTGAAGAACTGCCTAGAGTATGGGTAGGAGGAGAGCAGTGTAAACAGCCTTATCATGCTTCTTTATTTAATATTTCGGCCATGAGTTTTGGAGCTTTGAGTGATAGGGCTCAGATTTCGTTAAACAGAGGGGCTAAAAAGGGTAATTTTTACCACAATACAGGAGAAGGAGGGATTTCTCCTTACCATATGGAAGGAGGAGATTTATGCTGGCAAATTGGAACCGGATATTTTGGGTGTAGAGATGAGGAAGGAAAATTTAATCCGGAATTATTTACAAAATATGCTACACTTCCCAATGTAAAGATGGTCGAGATCAAATTGTCTCAGGGAGCGAAGCCTGGACATGGAGGCGTATTACCGGGAGTTAAAAATACCCCCGAAATTGCGAAAATCCGTCACGTCACTCCGGGGATGACGGTTATCTCACCACCATCTCATTCTTCTTTTTCAGATGCTGCAGGACTGTTGAGGTTTGTGGAGCAGTTGAGAGAGCTTTCCGGAGGTAAGCCTGTTGGTTTTAAATTATGTATTGGTGATACCAAAGAGTTTGAAGATATCTGCGTCCAGATGAATGTATTAAAAATTTATCCGGATTTTATTACTATTGATGGAGCTGAGGGAGGAACAGGAGCAGCGCCACCGGAATTTTCAGATGGAGTGGGGATGCCACTAGAGCCGGCTTTAATTTTTGTGAACAAAACATTGAAAAATTACAATGTAAGAAATAAACTCAGAGTGATTGCGAGCGGTAAAGTTCTGACAAGTCTGGATATTCTAAGAGCTGTGGCAATGGGAGCTGATATGTGTAACAATGCCAGAGGATTTATGTTTTCTTTAGGCTGTATACAGGCATTAAGATGTAACAATAATAATTGTCCTACCGGCGTTGCCACTCAGGATAAGATGCTGGTCAAAGGATTGGATGTTACCGATAAAAGTGAAAGAGTATATCACTTCCATAAAAATACGTTGCATACATGCAATGAGCTAATTGGAGCAGCCGGAAGAAGCTCATACGAAGAAGTAGATGCTTCTATGTTTATGAGGGGAGACGAATTCGACCATCTTTCTGATCTTTATTTTCCGGATATTTTAGGAAATGTGAAAGAAAAAGCAGGAATTTAA
- a CDS encoding DUF1572 domain-containing protein: protein MKDLFIKRFEYYKQLGDKAFEQLSDEQIFWQFNEESNSIAVIVKHIGGNMLSRWTNFLTEDGEKPGRNRDEEFINTFTTKQEVISFWEKGWSCLFNALGQITDDNLYATIYIRGEAHSVIDAFLRQLAHYPYHIGQLVYMAKMMKNEAWKTLSIARNKSQEFNDELKNRFVGTN, encoded by the coding sequence ATGAAAGATCTTTTTATCAAACGTTTTGAATATTATAAACAGCTCGGAGATAAGGCATTTGAACAACTTTCTGACGAACAGATATTCTGGCAATTTAATGAAGAGAGCAACTCAATTGCTGTTATAGTTAAGCATATTGGAGGAAATATGCTTTCAAGATGGACTAACTTTTTAACGGAAGATGGTGAAAAACCTGGAAGAAACCGGGATGAAGAATTTATTAATACATTTACAACGAAGCAGGAGGTTATTAGTTTTTGGGAAAAAGGGTGGAGTTGTCTTTTTAATGCCTTGGGACAAATCACTGATGATAATCTATATGCAACCATTTATATCAGAGGGGAAGCGCATTCAGTTATTGATGCCTTTTTGCGTCAGCTAGCTCATTATCCTTATCATATAGGACAGTTGGTTTATATGGCCAAGATGATGAAGAATGAAGCGTGGAAAACGCTTTCTATCGCAAGAAATAAATCTCAGGAATTTAATGATGAATTAAAAAATAGGTTTGTAGGAACAAATTAA